CCTCCCCGCCGGCATCGCCAACATGATGCGCGGCTGGTTCGGGATGGACGCCGTCCCCTGGATCCAGACCACGGACCCGCCGCTGTACTGGATCGTCCTGATCACCCTCCGGCTGTGGCTCCAGGTCGGCTTCTACATGGTCCTGTTCCTCGCCGGCCTGCAGGCCATCCCCCGGGACGTGTACGAGGCCGCCGCCCTGGACGGCGCCACCGGCTGGCGCAAACTGCGCCGGATCACCCTGCCGATGCTCCGCAACACCTCCGTCGCCGTCCTCATGCTGCAGTTCATCGCCGCGTTCCAGGCCTTCGACGAGTTCTACAACCTGTTCAGCAGCGGCCTGTCCGGCACCGGCACCGCCCCCGTCCAGACCCCCCTCGTCCACCTCTACAACACCGCCATGGGCGCCCAGAACTACGGCCTCGGCTCCGCCGGCGCCTTCGTCCTCACCGCCCTCATCGTGGCCGTCACCCTCATCCAGGGCCGCATCACCGGCTTCGGCAAGGGCGAGGAGTGAACACCGTGAACCACACCCACCCCACCGCACCGATCACGGGATTCACCCCGGTCCAGGGCCACGGCAAGGGCGAGGAGTGAGCGCTGTGAAAACCACTCTCACCGGCGTCCTGCGAGCGGGCCTGCGCGGCCTGATCATCGGCCTGCTCACCCTCGCCTTCCTCGCCCCGTTCTACCTGATGCTCCGCAACGCCCTGATGGACAGCCGCGGCCTCACCTCCCCCGAGTGGACCTGGTGGCCGACCCAGATGCACTGGGAGAACTTCACCGCCCTCTTCGGCGACCCCAGCCTCCACATGGGCCAGGCCCTCGGCAACTCCCTCCTCATCGCCGGCATCACCGCCCCCGCCTCCACCCTCCTCGCCTCCGCCGCCGGCTACGCCTTCGCCCGGATCCCCGTCCCCGGCCGCGGCGCCATGATGGCGCTGGTGGTCGCGACGCTGATGATCCCCGGCTCGGTGACCTTCGTGCCGACGTTCGTCGTGGTCGGTTCCATGGGCGGCGTCAACACGCTGTGGGGCCTGATCGTGCCCGGGCTGTTCAACCCGTTCGCCGTCCTGCTCTTCCGCAACTTCTACCTGCAGTTCCCCGCCGAGATCGAAGAGGCCGGACGCCTCGACGGCCTCGGCTGGTTCGGCCTCTACCGCCGCATCGCCCTCCCCTCCTCCGGCGCCATGCTCGCCTCCCTCGGGGCGCTGGCCTTCATCGACAGCTGGAACGCGTTCCTGTGGCCGCTGGTCATCGGCCAGGACCCCTCCTCCTGGACCGCCCAGATCGCCCTCTCCACCTTCCTCACCTCCCAGACCATCAACCTGCCCGGACTCTTCGCCGGCGCCGTCGTCACCATCGCCCCCCTCGTCGCCATGTTCCTCATCGCCCAGCGCTACATCGTCGAAGGCATCGCCACCAGCGGCCTCAAGGGCTGAACCCAGCCTCGAAGCCGCCCCTCAACTCCCCGGATCCGCACGTGGACGGCGGATCCGGGGCCTCGCACCACCCCACCTCCCACCCTCCTGGAGTGATGCACCATGGGATCCACCAGAGCCGCACACCGCCGCGCGCACCTCGCCACGCGCGGCCTGCCCGCTCTCCTCGCCACCGCCTCGCTGCTGGCCGTCACCGCTCCCGGTGCCCTCGGCGCGACCGCCCCGACGGCGGCGCTCAGCGCGACCGCCGCTCCCGTCGCGCTGACCGGGCCGCAGCTGGCCGCGTCCTGGACCGGTCCGCTGAGCACCCGCGGCCGGTACGTCGTCGACGCGAACGGCGACCGCTTCAAGCTCAAGTCGGGCAACTGGGCCGGTGCCCAGGGCACGTACGAGGGCAGTGGTGACGTCAACGACGTGACCAACCACCAGGCGGACCAGAAGTCGAACAACATCCCGCTGGGACTCGACCGCACCCCGATGTCCCAGATCATGGCGGACTTCCACGCGCTGGGGATCAACAGCATCCGGCTGCCCTTCGCCAACGCGATGATCCACGACAGCACCGTGCTGCCGGACTCCGCCGTGGCGGCCAACCCGCAGCTCATGGGCAAGACCCCGCTGCAGGTCTTCGACGCCGTGGTCGCCGCCCTGACCGCGGACGGGTTCGCGGTCATCCTCAACAACCACACCACCACGTACCGGTTCTGCTGCTCCCTGGACGGCAACGAGCGGTGGAACAGCGGCCAGTCCACCCAGCAGTGGGTGGACGACTGGGTGTTCCTGGTCAACCGGTACAAGGCGAACAAGCGGGTGGCCGGCGCCGACCTGCGCAACGAGGTCCGCCGCGACACCTGGGACGACCCCAACTGGGGCTGGGGCAACGAGCACGATCTGTACAACGCCTTCCAGCAGGCCGGCAACGCGATCCTCAAGGCCGACCCGGACATGCTGATCGTCATGGAGGGCATCAACTGGCAGGGCATCCCGCAGGGCATGTTCAGCCACGGCCGGCCGATGCTCACCCCGGTCCGCAACCTCTCCAACACCCTGATCGACTCCGGCAAGCTGGTCTACTCCGCGCACTTCTACAGCTACACCGGCCCCAACCACACCGGGGCGAGCGGTGGTTGGCAGAACGGGGAGACCAACGACCCCCGCTACCGGGATCTCAGCCTCGACGACCTCAAGCGGGTCGTGAACGACCAGGCGCTGTTCGTCACCCAGGCGGGGCAGCACTTCACCGCCCCGGTGTGGATCAGCGAGTTCGGCGCGGGCGGCCGCAACGCGGATCCCACGAAC
The window above is part of the Kitasatospora sp. HUAS MG31 genome. Proteins encoded here:
- a CDS encoding carbohydrate ABC transporter permease, producing the protein MTALFPSTPRAERDGSPAARPRGGPAPRRRRADWRAWAAFALLAGPMLIGLGVFKYVAIGWSFLLSFCNAHGTIALGHWVGLDNYQQLLADETFRGSIGQILLFTAFIVPVTFAVSLGLALLVHRVRRGRAVLRTAFLIPTAVSYVAASLVWKMCLFNGLPAGIANMMRGWFGMDAVPWIQTTDPPLYWIVLITLRLWLQVGFYMVLFLAGLQAIPRDVYEAAALDGATGWRKLRRITLPMLRNTSVAVLMLQFIAAFQAFDEFYNLFSSGLSGTGTAPVQTPLVHLYNTAMGAQNYGLGSAGAFVLTALIVAVTLIQGRITGFGKGEE
- a CDS encoding carbohydrate ABC transporter permease; translated protein: MKTTLTGVLRAGLRGLIIGLLTLAFLAPFYLMLRNALMDSRGLTSPEWTWWPTQMHWENFTALFGDPSLHMGQALGNSLLIAGITAPASTLLASAAGYAFARIPVPGRGAMMALVVATLMIPGSVTFVPTFVVVGSMGGVNTLWGLIVPGLFNPFAVLLFRNFYLQFPAEIEEAGRLDGLGWFGLYRRIALPSSGAMLASLGALAFIDSWNAFLWPLVIGQDPSSWTAQIALSTFLTSQTINLPGLFAGAVVTIAPLVAMFLIAQRYIVEGIATSGLKG
- a CDS encoding glycoside hydrolase family 5 protein translates to MGSTRAAHRRAHLATRGLPALLATASLLAVTAPGALGATAPTAALSATAAPVALTGPQLAASWTGPLSTRGRYVVDANGDRFKLKSGNWAGAQGTYEGSGDVNDVTNHQADQKSNNIPLGLDRTPMSQIMADFHALGINSIRLPFANAMIHDSTVLPDSAVAANPQLMGKTPLQVFDAVVAALTADGFAVILNNHTTTYRFCCSLDGNERWNSGQSTQQWVDDWVFLVNRYKANKRVAGADLRNEVRRDTWDDPNWGWGNEHDLYNAFQQAGNAILKADPDMLIVMEGINWQGIPQGMFSHGRPMLTPVRNLSNTLIDSGKLVYSAHFYSYTGPNHTGASGGWQNGETNDPRYRDLSLDDLKRVVNDQALFVTQAGQHFTAPVWISEFGAGGRNADPTNGDVVKDRAWFKNFTDILVTNDADFAQWPLVGWMNAAGKPNDDWALINYDATGKRLTVNDPGDWRATDWNKLVNAPSTTGQVAPVNHWNMLDLDFGDQNVSKTMLAKPDWNPGYRKGTCPDSQRPVAIARSSGRGLCTDANQPAKGAGAWIAVNGEEYVKQDWASGYNKLQCPDNHFAAGYSVSGNSMAGLLCAPAAKALPTTGRNVWFDHGDNRPATGGSVNSDWAPGYYKGQCADNEYLAGVAFTWKWSHGGVPDALLCRPLS